AGAGATTCTCAACTTCGAGCAAAGAGAGCTTTTTTACTGAGCTCAATAACGCTTCATAACCACCGGTAGGCAGATCCCATCTACCTGTAGCACCATCTGCAAAAACAGTATCGCCGGAAAACAGAGATTTATTTTTATTATCGTATAAAGAGACACTTCCTTTTGTATGCCCTGGAGTATGAATAACCTTAAGTTTTATATTGCCCACTTCAATCTTTTCGCCTATCTTCTTTACTTCCAAAGGCTCTTGACTGCCACCAAACCAACGAGCGCCTGTAATAACGTTATCACCTATTCTTATTGCATTAAAATCTAGCTCGTGAATTAAAACATCAGCTTTTGTTAAATTCCGCAGTTTCTCAGCACCTCCGCAATGGTCAAAATGGCAATGGGTCAAAATTATTTTAGCTATTTTTTGCAGATCGCAAATTTTCTCAATGCCCCCTGCCAA
This genomic interval from Candidatus Thermoplasmatota archaeon contains the following:
- a CDS encoding MBL fold metallo-hydrolase, whose product is MEIHKYISSGYDSNVYLILDKEAVVIDTGTGQGAHFKKLAGGIEKICDLQKIAKIILTHCHFDHCGGAEKLRNLTKADVLIHELDFNAIRIGDNVITGARWFGGSQEPLEVKKIGEKIEVGNIKLKVIHTPGHTKGSVSLYDNKNKSLFSGDTVFADGATGRWDLPTGGYEALLSSVKKLSLLEVENLYPGHGRFVEGNGKEHIKLALEFLEGF